A portion of the Drosophila innubila isolate TH190305 chromosome 3L unlocalized genomic scaffold, UK_Dinn_1.0 0_D_3L, whole genome shotgun sequence genome contains these proteins:
- the LOC117788594 gene encoding superoxide dismutase [Cu-Zn]-like yields MMIKGICVLNGDVKGTIYFDQKSETCAVKITGEVTGLTKGLHGFHVHEFGDSTNGCTSAGPHFNPHNKEHGARTDADRHLGDLGNISASGDGPTAIDICDCQITMFGRNSIIGRTVVVHADPDDLGQGGHELSKTTGNAGARIACGIIGIAKV; encoded by the coding sequence ATGATGATCAAAGGTATTTGCGTTCTCAACGGTGATGTCAAGGGTACAATTTACTTTGATCAAAAGTCGGAGACTTGCGCCGTGAAAATCACAGGTGAAGTCACTGGTCTGACAAAGGGCTTGCACGGCTTTCACGTTCACGAGTTTGGCGATAGTACAAATGGCTGCACATCCGCAGGACCACACTTCAATCCACACAATAAAGAACACGGAGCACGCACTGACGCTGATCGTCATTTGGGCGATTTGGGCAACATATCCGCTTCCGGCGATGGACCCACTGCGATCGACATTTGCGACTGCCAGATAACGATGTTTGGCAGGAACAGTATTATTGGACGCACTGTTGTAGTCCACGCCGATCCCGATGATCTAGGCCAGGGTGGACACGAGCTGAGCAAGACAACTGGAAATGCTGGAGCTCGCATTGCTTGCGGCATAATTGGCATTGCCAAAGTCtga
- the LOC117788590 gene encoding probable plastidic glucose transporter 3 isoform X1, translated as MKNDKYLPPEPTALGFASAPTEIPQSYPPPSYSQHENPPQGYPPQVYSPQGYPPQVYPPQGYPPQGYSSHGYSQQGFPPQVHPQQVYPQHSYPPPQNYAPPPSQHFEPPPTQSPPQQNIIFVRPSSWYKRTAMNRPQSNVLTPASIIFLTGGMNIAWSIGFRHQIYYNVSTHVSIAWFIGAIIGAAISAFLPKAIPRKVITLFCSMLVLIGGIVNCSTHYNLDALEANLYLNGIANGLVFAPTLALAGELAVFYMRGKISTSIEQLSFNLGIFVQVMLSSGYSSSSYHSAGYNPERVSGIIAAVLGFMGLVIGAFLFVESPVDLVASGREQAATDALRRLQRHRAPSDQTLAQLEEHKRYVADNERLSKEKSFRCATPAFIKLCLLRGLNAVCISSFFFEMIYRANSVYLWGQEHFILFGACRLLGSVLASIFVDFLGRKIPLLVGLAGSTSFAFAAGSEVVFGYRNTETWLYTFQFFAGLTFTISSAYLSEAYPLKVKQSFISFTYIIEMVVFIIIGTSDLIDEFLYIIGGLLAAAFFLSIVWMPETRRTTLRGAQQKFRGFITCCNNFNESS; from the exons atgaaaaacgatAAATATTTACCACCAGAGCCGACGGCACTTGGATTTGCTTCGGCACCAACAGAAATACCACAAAGTTATCCGCCGCCAAGCTATTCTCAGCATGAAAATCCACCGCAAGGATATCCGCCACAAGTATATTCACCGCAAGGATATCCACCACAAGTATATCCACCACAAGGGTATCCACCACAAGGGTATTCATCACACGGGTATTCACAACAAGGATTTCCACCGCAAGTGCACCCACAACAAGTGTACCCACAGCATTCGTATCCACCACCACAAAACTATGCTCCACCGCCCTCCCAGCACTTTGAACCACCCCCAACACAGTCGCCCCCACAACAGAATATAATCTTTGTGCGTCCCAGCAGTTGGTACAAACGCACCGCAATGAATAGACCACAAAGCAACGTCTTGACTCCTG CCTCTATTATATTTCTCACGGGTGGCATGAACATTGCCTGGAGCATTGGATTCCGTCATCAGATCTATTATAACGTAAGTACGCATGTAAGCATCGCTTGGTTCATTGGAGCCATCATTGGAGCAGCCATCTCGGCTTTTCTGCCCAAGGCCATACCAAGGAAGGTGATCACG CTGTTCTGCTCGATGCTGGTGCTGATTGGTGGAATTGTGAATTGCAGCACTCATTACAATCTCGATGCCCTCGAAGCAAATCTCTATTTGAATGGCATTGCCAATGGATTGGTATTCGCTCCGACACTGGCGCTGGCTGGGGAATTGGCCGTGTTTTATATGCGTGGCAAGATCAGTACGTCCATTGAGCAGTTGAGCTTCAACCTGGGCATCTTTGTGCAAGTCATGCTCAGCTCAGGATACTCATCTTCATCGTATCATTCGGCTGGTTACAATCCCGAGCGCGTCAGTGGCATTATCGCTGCAGTGCTTGGATTTATGGGATTGGTAATTGGCGCCTTTCTGTTCGTCGAATCACCAGTCGATTTGGTGGCCAGCGGACGAGAGCAGGCAGCCACCGACGCACTGCGTCGCCTGCAACGCCATCGCGCTCCCAGTGATCAGACTCTGGCCCAGTTGGAGGAGCACAAGCGTTATGTGGCCGATAATGAGAGGCTGTCGAAAGAGAAAAGCTTCCGCTGTGCAACTCCAGCCTTTATCAAACTCTGCCTACTACGCGGTCTCAATGCCGTCTGCATATCCAGTTTCTTCTTCGAAATGATATATCGTGCCAACAGTGTATATTTGTGGGGTCAGGAAcacttcattttatttggcGCCTGCAGGCTGCTGGGCAGCGTCCTTGCCTCCATATTTGTGGACTTTCTGGGACGGAAGATTCCACTACTCGTGGGTCTGGCTGGGAGCACTTCCTTTGCCTTTGCCGCTGGCAGCGAGGTCGTTTTTGGTTACCGGAATACCGAGACTTGGCTGTACACTTTCCAATTCTTTGCTGGCTTAACATTCACCATCTCCTCGGCATACCTTTCCGAGGCCTATCCGCTGAAAGTGAAGCAAAGCTTCATTAGCTTCACCTATATAATCGAAATGGTGGTGTTTATCATCATTGGAACATCTGATTTAATCGATGAGTTCTTGTATATTATTGGAGGCCTCTTGGCGGCCGCCTTCTTCCTGTCCATTGTGTGGATGCCAGAGACACGAAGGACCACACTCCGTGGAGCACAGCAGAAATTCAGAGGATTCATAACGTGTTGCAACAACTTTAACGAGAGCagctaa
- the LOC117788590 gene encoding probable plastidic glucose transporter 3 isoform X2, producing MKNDKYLPPEPTALGFASAPTEIPQSYPPPSYSQHENPPQGYPPQVYSPQGYPPQVYPPQGYPQQGFPPQVHPQQVYPQHSYPPPQNYAPPPSQHFEPPPTQSPPQQNIIFVRPSSWYKRTAMNRPQSNVLTPASIIFLTGGMNIAWSIGFRHQIYYNVSTHVSIAWFIGAIIGAAISAFLPKAIPRKVITLFCSMLVLIGGIVNCSTHYNLDALEANLYLNGIANGLVFAPTLALAGELAVFYMRGKISTSIEQLSFNLGIFVQVMLSSGYSSSSYHSAGYNPERVSGIIAAVLGFMGLVIGAFLFVESPVDLVASGREQAATDALRRLQRHRAPSDQTLAQLEEHKRYVADNERLSKEKSFRCATPAFIKLCLLRGLNAVCISSFFFEMIYRANSVYLWGQEHFILFGACRLLGSVLASIFVDFLGRKIPLLVGLAGSTSFAFAAGSEVVFGYRNTETWLYTFQFFAGLTFTISSAYLSEAYPLKVKQSFISFTYIIEMVVFIIIGTSDLIDEFLYIIGGLLAAAFFLSIVWMPETRRTTLRGAQQKFRGFITCCNNFNESS from the exons atgaaaaacgatAAATATTTACCACCAGAGCCGACGGCACTTGGATTTGCTTCGGCACCAACAGAAATACCACAAAGTTATCCGCCGCCAAGCTATTCTCAGCATGAAAATCCACCGCAAGGATATCCGCCACAAGTATATTCACCGCAAGGATATCCACCACAAGTATATCCACCACAAGGGTATC CACAACAAGGATTTCCACCGCAAGTGCACCCACAACAAGTGTACCCACAGCATTCGTATCCACCACCACAAAACTATGCTCCACCGCCCTCCCAGCACTTTGAACCACCCCCAACACAGTCGCCCCCACAACAGAATATAATCTTTGTGCGTCCCAGCAGTTGGTACAAACGCACCGCAATGAATAGACCACAAAGCAACGTCTTGACTCCTG CCTCTATTATATTTCTCACGGGTGGCATGAACATTGCCTGGAGCATTGGATTCCGTCATCAGATCTATTATAACGTAAGTACGCATGTAAGCATCGCTTGGTTCATTGGAGCCATCATTGGAGCAGCCATCTCGGCTTTTCTGCCCAAGGCCATACCAAGGAAGGTGATCACG CTGTTCTGCTCGATGCTGGTGCTGATTGGTGGAATTGTGAATTGCAGCACTCATTACAATCTCGATGCCCTCGAAGCAAATCTCTATTTGAATGGCATTGCCAATGGATTGGTATTCGCTCCGACACTGGCGCTGGCTGGGGAATTGGCCGTGTTTTATATGCGTGGCAAGATCAGTACGTCCATTGAGCAGTTGAGCTTCAACCTGGGCATCTTTGTGCAAGTCATGCTCAGCTCAGGATACTCATCTTCATCGTATCATTCGGCTGGTTACAATCCCGAGCGCGTCAGTGGCATTATCGCTGCAGTGCTTGGATTTATGGGATTGGTAATTGGCGCCTTTCTGTTCGTCGAATCACCAGTCGATTTGGTGGCCAGCGGACGAGAGCAGGCAGCCACCGACGCACTGCGTCGCCTGCAACGCCATCGCGCTCCCAGTGATCAGACTCTGGCCCAGTTGGAGGAGCACAAGCGTTATGTGGCCGATAATGAGAGGCTGTCGAAAGAGAAAAGCTTCCGCTGTGCAACTCCAGCCTTTATCAAACTCTGCCTACTACGCGGTCTCAATGCCGTCTGCATATCCAGTTTCTTCTTCGAAATGATATATCGTGCCAACAGTGTATATTTGTGGGGTCAGGAAcacttcattttatttggcGCCTGCAGGCTGCTGGGCAGCGTCCTTGCCTCCATATTTGTGGACTTTCTGGGACGGAAGATTCCACTACTCGTGGGTCTGGCTGGGAGCACTTCCTTTGCCTTTGCCGCTGGCAGCGAGGTCGTTTTTGGTTACCGGAATACCGAGACTTGGCTGTACACTTTCCAATTCTTTGCTGGCTTAACATTCACCATCTCCTCGGCATACCTTTCCGAGGCCTATCCGCTGAAAGTGAAGCAAAGCTTCATTAGCTTCACCTATATAATCGAAATGGTGGTGTTTATCATCATTGGAACATCTGATTTAATCGATGAGTTCTTGTATATTATTGGAGGCCTCTTGGCGGCCGCCTTCTTCCTGTCCATTGTGTGGATGCCAGAGACACGAAGGACCACACTCCGTGGAGCACAGCAGAAATTCAGAGGATTCATAACGTGTTGCAACAACTTTAACGAGAGCagctaa
- the LOC117788592 gene encoding D-xylose-proton symporter-like 2, whose translation MEPRNEYQRTASQSTVGYSPLPEPNRREAQQPHLPHQYQLPSSCCNRDMRNQPQSNALGAAALIFLSGGMNIAWSIGFDNLEDELVICLHVRVAWFIGAILGALLALLLGRLFSYKLLMQLCCLLVIIGGILVTATQLEVQAMLAARYLNGLANGLALPSTLAMAGELAVCYKRGTIASVTEQMSCTLGIFMQIVISVSWSTEYELSVDQFQGVLCAIYGGIAMCLATLFSIESPVLLLARDEQELAIDALIRLQYPRAVTTETNEQLTEHSSYLAHNNSLGVAQAWCQALPALLRLCLLRALYAMSTSMLVIFTLTVTSTSVYGISSGPYVLFGLLRLAGSCSGAFVQDTLGRKLTQLIGFMICSGTSIAVASRFTGVDFVRIPDLRMALWLLLIFQFFAGLGFAPSSVYLSEAFPLSVKRTCIAIIYVLELTVQMSVCIVDLSLHTATIYFFGLGVFLLLGFAFSHWYLPETKFLTLRQAQQKFREFS comes from the exons ATGGAACCAAGAAATGAATATCAACGCACGGCGTCACAGTCGACGGTGGGATATTCACCGTTGCCAGAGCCAAATCGAAGAGAGGCACAACAACCACACCTTCCACATCAGTATCAACTGCCTTCCAGCTGTTGTAATCGGGATATGCGAAATCAGCCACAATCAAATGCTTTGGGCGCAG CTGCACTGATCTTTTTGTCCGGCGGCATGAACATTGCCTGGAGCATTGGCTTTGACAATCTGGAGGATGAGCTGGTGATTTGTTTGCATGTGCGGGTTGCTTGGTTTATTGGAGCCATTTTAGGTGCTCTACTCGCACTTCTTTTGGGCAGACTCTTCTCCTACAAGCTGCTCATG CAACTCTGCTGTCTGCTCGTCATCATTGGTGGCATCTTGGTGACTGCCACACAACTCGAGGTGCAGGCCATGTTGGCAGCACGTTACCTGAATGGCCTGGCAAATGGCTTGGCATTGCCATCCACTTTGGCCATGGCCGGGGAGTTGGCAGTGTGCTATAAGCGTGGCACAATTGCCTCTGTCACGGAACAGATGTCCTGCACCCTGGGCATATTCATGCAGATCGTTATCAGCGTCAGCTGGAGCACCGAGTACGAGCTGAGCGTGGACCAGTTTCAGGGTGTTCTGTGTGCCATTTATGGCGGCATTGCAATGTGCCTGGCAACCCTGTTCAGCATTGAGTCGccggtgctgctgctggcccGAGATGAGCAGGAGTTGGCTATCGATGCACTGATACGTCTGCAGTATCCCAGAGCTGTCACGACTGAAACCAACGAGCAGCTGACTGAGCACAGCTCCTATCTCGCCCACAACAACTCCCTGGGCGTGGCACAGGCCTGGTGTCAGGCGTTGCCCGCGTTGTTGCGCCTCTGCCTGCTGCGCGCTCTCTACGCCATGAGCACCAGCATGCTGGTCATCTTCACCCTGACGGTGACCAGCACCAGCGTCTATGGCATCAGCTCAGGTCCCTATGTGCTCTTCGGTCTGCTGCGTCTGGCGGGCAGCTGCAGTGGCGCCTTCGTGCAGGATACTCTGGGCCGCAAGTTGACCCAGCTGATTGGCTTTATGATCTGCAGTGGAACTTCCATTGCCGTGGCTAGCAGATTCACGGGTGTGGACTTTGTAAGGATTCCAGACTTGAGAATGGCATTGTGGCTGCTCCTAATCTTCCAGTTCTTTGCGGGCCTTGGCTTTGCACCCAGCTCCGTCTATCTATCGGAGGCTTTTCCTCTGTCTGTCAAGCGAACCTGCATTGCCATCATCTATGTGCTGGAGCTCACTGTACAGATGTCTGTCTGCATCGTGGACTTGAGTCTGCACACTGCGACCATCTACTTTTTTGGCCTTGGCGTATTCCTATTGCTGGGCTTCGCATTTAGCCATTGGTATCTGCCAGAGACCAAGTTTCTGACTCTGCGACAGGCGCAGCAAAAGTTTCGGGAATTCTCGTGA
- the LOC117788593 gene encoding uncharacterized protein LOC117788593 — translation MPLLPTIEEEGKLSWLRLMWRYRLQFQSMTAASLVFVGSGMRLAWSIFDTPAGKFHNSYGTHNIMMSWFIGAALGALLAAVFVQRVTKNVAYTSSGFLLLVAGILNLVLPSHFISACYSSVSVGAAYGLTQVQALVTGSEVAHKSIRGMLLSCERIFLWLGVCIQVIYTRLWHTLDSVEMGHSMHINQLHGVLLATLGVAAVILSLAHRLESPLLLLRQERDMALGDTLKQLHGQSQSGTELLRLREDCRQLHNARDWEQFAEVPLDSSWYRLSRRMLPLLKVLFLRCFAALALSLPYNRAFLVISEYGLQCDMNCLYWLAFCGLLGSLGGALLVDWQGRRKLCSLSLFVSGIVIVMVGGVFEHLELVKKTYFDINLQAIAWLMLLFEIIVAAGVAVPALVYTGEAFSVAHKARCLAGILICEQALQLSLMAASFEHHLRDSVFFFTFGGLSFTFGLLVFTLMPETRQLTLYECLLKFKKVP, via the exons ATGCCATTGCTGCCAACCATTGAGGAGGAGGGCAAACTCTCCTGGCTGCGTCTCATGTGGCGCTATCGCCTGCAGTTCCAGTCGATGACCGCCG CTTCACTTGTGTTTGTGGGCAGCGGCATGCGACTGGCCTGGTCCATTTTTGATACACCCGCCGGCAAGTTCCACAACAGCTACGGCACTCACAACATAATGATGAGTTGGTTCATTGGCGCTGCTCTTGGCGCTCTCCTTGCGGCGGTCTTTGTCCAGCGCGTTACTAAAAACGTGGCCTAT ACCTCCAGCGGCTTTCTTCTGCTCGTGGCTGGTATTCTGAATCTGGTGCTGCCGAGTCACTTCATCTCCGCCTGCTACAGCAGCGTCAGCGTAGGAGCCGCCTATGGACTGACCCAGGTGCAGGCTCTGGTCACTGGCTCGGAGGTGGCCCACAAGTCGATCCGTGGCATGTTGCTCAGCTGTGAGCGCATCTTTCTCTGGCTGGGCGTTTGCATTCAAGTCATTTATACGCGTCTTTGGCATACCCTGGATTCTGTGGAGATGGGACACTCGATGCACATCAACCAGCTGCATGGCGTGCTCTTGGCCACTTTGGGCGTAGCTGCGGTGATTTTGTCGCTGGCTCATCGTCTGGAGtcgccactgctgctgctgcgccaGGAGCGGGACATGGCACTGGGAGATACCCTAAAGCAGCTACATGGTCAGTCGCAGTCGGGCACGGAGCTGCTGCGTCTGCGCGAGGATTGTCGACAGCTGCACAATGCACGGGACTGGGAGCAGTTTGCGGAGGTTCCTTTGGACTCCAGCTGGTACCGCCTCTCCCGTCGCATGCTGCCGCTGCTCAAGGTGCTCTTCCTGCGCTGCTTTGCCGCTCTGGCGCTCTCACTGCCCTACAATCGGGCCTTTCTGGTGATTAGCGAGTATGGACTGCAGTGTGACATGAATTGTCTGTACTGGCTGGCATTCTGTGGCCTACTGGGCAGCTTGGGTGGTGCCTTGCTGGTCGACTGGCAAGGACGCCGCAAACTCTGCTCGTTGTCGCTGTTCGTGTCGggcattgtcattgtcatggTTGGCGGCGTCTTTGAGCACTTGGAGCTGGTAAAGAAGACCTACTTTGACATCAATCTGCAGGCCATTGCCTGGCTCATGCTGCTCTTTGAGATTATTGTGGCTGCTGGCGTCGCGGTGCCTGCTCTCGTCTACACTGGGGAGGCATTCAGCGTGGCCCACAAGGCGCGGTGCCTGGCCGGCATCCTCATTTGCGAGCAGGCCTTGCAACTGAGTCTCATGGCGGCTTCTTTTGAGCACCATTTAAGGGATTCAGTGTTCTTTTTTACCTTTGGTGGCTTGAGCTTTACCTTCGGCCTGCTTGTCTTCACCTTGATGCCGGAGACGAGGCAGTTGACACTCTACGAGTGTCTGCTAAAGTTTAAGAAAGTTCCCTAG
- the LOC117788595 gene encoding uncharacterized protein LOC117788595, with product MSHADNTQTKPAIASEPPKACKGCSGLQPRPKLIDLEDLDKIALETLIRKASIAQQMLTDLMEQLTKVQANKRLNQTDFFI from the coding sequence ATGTCGCATGCTGATAACACGCAAACTAAACCGGCAATAGCCAGTGAACCACCTAAGGCGTGTAAGGGCTGTAGTGGCTTACAGCCACGCCCCAAACTTATCGACTTGGAGGATCTGGACAAAATTGCTCTGGAGACACTCATACGCAAAGCGAGCATCGCTCAGCAAATGTTAACGGATCTGATGGAGCAGCTAACTAAGGTGCAGGCGAATAAGCGATTAAATCAAActgatttctttatttaa